A DNA window from uncultured Methanoregula sp. contains the following coding sequences:
- a CDS encoding DUF362 domain-containing protein, whose translation MKSPVYFASIRAHSEKESTTAKVQRLFDRAGFSELLGHGEKTAIKLHFGEVGSDGFISPVYVRQVVEKVKECKALPFLTDTNTLYLGGRSNAVEHIGTAILHGFDYAVAGAPVIIADGLNGKNIRKVAIGKKHFNEVSIAGDIAAADSLIVLSHFKGHIVSGFGGAIKNLAMGCAPPEGKRAQHNARPFTISERCTGCASCMKVCPEKAITVKQKKSVLDRDLCIGCFECMHACPENAIDIDWETEIPQFMERMVEYAYGAVLGKENKVGYMNFLIRITPECDCFPFSDAPIVADIGILASKDPVAIDAASFDLVNQQQGYEDSDLTAHHHQGEDKFKGVHPQTDGCRQLEYAEEIGMGSRMYDLITI comes from the coding sequence ATGAAAAGCCCGGTCTACTTTGCTTCCATACGAGCGCATTCAGAGAAGGAATCGACAACAGCCAAGGTGCAGCGGCTGTTCGATCGCGCCGGTTTTTCTGAGCTTCTCGGACATGGGGAGAAGACAGCGATAAAACTCCATTTCGGCGAGGTGGGCAGCGACGGGTTCATCAGCCCGGTCTATGTCCGGCAGGTTGTGGAGAAAGTAAAAGAGTGCAAGGCCCTGCCGTTCCTGACGGACACGAACACGCTGTACCTTGGCGGCCGGTCGAATGCGGTCGAGCACATAGGAACCGCAATTCTTCACGGATTCGATTATGCGGTTGCAGGCGCACCGGTGATAATTGCCGACGGGCTCAACGGGAAAAATATCCGGAAGGTCGCAATCGGGAAGAAACATTTCAACGAGGTCTCGATCGCCGGTGATATTGCGGCCGCCGACAGCCTGATCGTGCTCAGTCATTTCAAGGGTCACATAGTATCCGGCTTTGGCGGGGCCATCAAGAACCTTGCCATGGGGTGTGCTCCCCCGGAGGGGAAACGGGCCCAGCATAATGCCCGGCCGTTCACGATCTCGGAGAGATGCACGGGATGTGCATCCTGCATGAAAGTCTGCCCGGAGAAAGCGATAACCGTAAAGCAGAAAAAGTCGGTACTTGACCGCGATCTCTGCATCGGCTGTTTCGAATGCATGCACGCGTGCCCGGAAAATGCCATCGATATCGACTGGGAGACCGAGATCCCGCAGTTCATGGAGCGGATGGTCGAATATGCCTACGGGGCGGTCCTTGGAAAAGAGAACAAAGTGGGGTACATGAACTTCCTCATCCGGATCACCCCGGAGTGCGACTGCTTCCCGTTCAGCGATGCGCCGATCGTTGCGGATATCGGCATCCTTGCATCGAAGGACCCGGTTGCCATCGATGCTGCAAGTTTCGATCTCGTGAACCAGCAGCAGGGATACGAGGACTCGGATCTGACCGCCCACCATCACCAAGGCGAAGACAAGTTCAAAGGCGTCCACCCGCAGACGGACGGCTGCCGGCAGCTGGAATATGCAGAAGAGATCGGGATGGGGTCGCGGATGTACGATCTCATAACAATCTGA
- a CDS encoding tetratricopeptide repeat protein — protein MPLKEAVELVKKGKTFAKRTKFKEAVAYYEKALSIDARYAEAWCQRGSVFIETGRYKEGLADCEKAISLDQNYEEAWSKKALALFQLEMYEAALNASTRASTLNGNDATAWYIKGVCLDELGRSDEAQVAYGRSLELEIILDMEAEQKRMKK, from the coding sequence ATGCCGCTGAAAGAAGCAGTCGAGCTCGTGAAGAAAGGAAAAACCTTTGCCAAGAGGACGAAGTTCAAGGAGGCGGTTGCCTACTACGAGAAAGCCCTGAGCATCGATGCACGCTATGCCGAGGCCTGGTGCCAGAGGGGATCGGTATTCATCGAGACCGGCAGGTACAAGGAGGGCCTCGCCGATTGCGAAAAAGCGATCTCGCTCGACCAGAACTATGAGGAAGCCTGGTCGAAAAAAGCGCTTGCTCTCTTTCAGCTGGAGATGTACGAGGCTGCCCTGAACGCCAGCACCCGGGCATCGACCCTGAACGGCAATGATGCAACAGCCTGGTATATCAAGGGGGTCTGTCTCGATGAACTGGGAAGAAGCGATGAAGCCCAGGTTGCCTATGGGAGATCCCTTGAACTGGAAATTATTCTCGATATGGAAGCCGAACAGAAACGGATGAAAAAATAA
- a CDS encoding ferritin codes for MISKTMEEALNKQVNREYYSAYLYLAMSAYCETTSMKGFAKWLRVQAKEERAHAEKIYDFIHARGGKVTLGEIEAPKAKWTSAGKVFEEVYSHEQKVTGMINALVDLAIKEKDHATFEMLQWFVKEQVEEEEQALDILNQIKIVGDVPGHLFYLDHHLGKRE; via the coding sequence ATGATTTCCAAAACCATGGAAGAAGCGTTAAACAAACAGGTCAACCGCGAGTATTACTCGGCGTACCTGTACCTTGCTATGTCCGCCTATTGTGAGACCACCAGCATGAAGGGGTTTGCAAAATGGTTGCGGGTCCAGGCAAAGGAAGAGCGGGCGCATGCCGAGAAGATTTACGATTTCATCCATGCGAGGGGCGGCAAGGTCACGCTTGGGGAGATCGAAGCCCCGAAAGCCAAGTGGACTTCCGCCGGAAAAGTCTTTGAAGAAGTCTATTCCCATGAGCAGAAAGTGACCGGGATGATAAACGCACTCGTTGATCTTGCGATCAAGGAGAAGGATCATGCCACGTTCGAGATGCTCCAGTGGTTTGTCAAAGAGCAGGTTGAAGAGGAGGAACAGGCGCTCGATATCTTAAACCAGATAAAAATTGTCGGCGATGTTCCCGGCCACCTCTTCTACCTCGATCACCATCTCGGCAAGCGGGAATAA